AGAAGCACCGGCGTTGTGCGACAGAACCTCGACGTTCCTCATCTTGATTAGCTCCTTGTTCACATGAGGTTCATTGTAGTGCACGTCCAAGCCAACAGCCGAGAGGTGTCCGCTCTTGAGCGCGGCAACAAGCGGCTCCTCCTCAATGAGCTTTCCACGCGCAATGTTAATGAGCTTGGCGCCCTTCTTCATCTTGGCAATCGCAGCAGCGTCCAGGAGCGTCTTGCCCGCAAAAGGCGTCGCCGTCAACACGCAGTCGGCCGTGGCGAGCAGCTCGTTCATGTCTTTGATGTACGTTGCGTTCGACGACTTCTCGAGGTCGGCGGGCATGCGGACGACGTCGTTGTAGAGGATCTTCATGTCGAAGGACTTGTGGGCCTTTTCGGCGATGCGGCGACCAATCTTGCCGAAGCCGATGATGCCCAGGCTGAAGCCGTTGGGGTTGCGCGAGACGGCGCCGAGGTTCTTGTTGGCGTCGACGAATTGGTCTGGGTCGCCTGagcgggcggcggcggaggacCAGGAGAAGAGGCGGAAGGTGGAGAGGATGAGCCAGATTGCGCCGTCGGCGACGGATTCTGTGCATGCTGCGGCGGCGTTGCAGTAGATGATGCCTGTGCAGTAGAACTCTGGTCAGCTTCTGGCTCATGGTTCAATTGAGGCGTCAAGAACCCTCAACATGGTCTTCTTCTGGCGCTGGTGTCGTGGGGGTACCAACCTCGGCTCGCGAGAGTCTCTGTGTCAACCCAGTCAAAACCGGCGCCGGCGCTGGCGTACACCTTGCATGAAGAGGGCAGAAGCGAGATCAGTTCCTTGTCCCAGTTGCCCATCTCGCCTCCCGTGTTCCAGAAGGGGCGGTAGATGGCGAAGAAGTCGCCAAACTTCTTGTCCTTTAGTGCTTGGATGAACTCGGCGCGCGGCATGCTGTATGACCGGCGGATGTCGAACTTTGAAGTGAATTCCTTGTAGAGGTCATGGTTCCACTTGATGTCGTCGCCGAGCTGGAGAACAATTGGCTTGCCCATTTTGACTGCTTGTATCCGTACTTCTGTTGTGCTAGTGGTTTATTGGTTTGAGCCTGGTACTGTCGTGAGTGAAGGGGAGAAATCGTGAGTTGAAGAGACGAGAACTGGAGGAAGGAGTCGAGCGGGATGATCAGTCAATTGAATGAATTGAGCTTGCTAGAGCTCGGTGAGCTCTCCGCAGTGATGTATAAATCAGACGAGTCGTGCGCTCGGAATGTCTTGCTTTGGTTGCTCTGCATCATAATCAGCAGGCCCCGATTGGGTTTGAACATGTTTTTGTTGGGGTTTTGCCGGCGATATTTGCCATATTCGGAGAGCTTTGGGGTAGCTCTCCCGACTGCCGGCAGTAAACCCTGGCGCTAAGTGGAACGGCCTGCAACGCCTACGTCGAGCTACTGGAGGCTCTGAAGCTAATGCT
This is a stretch of genomic DNA from Colletotrichum lupini chromosome 10, complete sequence. It encodes these proteins:
- a CDS encoding D-isomer specific 2-hydroxyacid dehydrogenase, whose amino-acid sequence is MGKPIVLQLGDDIKWNHDLYKEFTSKFDIRRSYSMPRAEFIQALKDKKFGDFFAIYRPFWNTGGEMGNWDKELISLLPSSCKVYASAGAGFDWVDTETLASRGWYPHDTSARRRPCIIYCNAAAACTESVADGAIWLILSTFRLFSWSSAAARSGDPDQFVDANKNLGAVSRNPNGFSLGIIGFGKIGRRIAEKAHKSFDMKILYNDVVRMPADLEKSSNATYIKDMNELLATADCVLTATPFAGKTLLDAAAIAKMKKGAKLINIARGKLIEEEPLVAALKSGHLSAVGLDVHYNEPHVNKELIKMRNVEVLSHNAGASLDAHMGFERLGMENILSFASTGKAVTPVNAHLINKSRL